The genome window AAAAAGTATAGGGGCAGAAGGGCTTACTTTTAGTAAAATTTTTAATTGTTTAGGTATCTCAAACCAGCGTGATGTGTCTGTAGAATCTATTAAAAAGACAAAACCTTTTGTATCTCTTGCCAGTATCGGCCACATAAAAGAAAATCTTTCCTGTCCAGGAATACCAAATATTCTTAATTTATAACCATATTCATTTATATATTCGCCAAAATCCATTGCAACAGTGGTGGTTTCTTTTTTTTCTCTTTCTTCTTTTAGGGATGTTTTTCTTTCTGTGTTAACAGTCTCTATTTGGGAGATGGTTTTTACAAAGGTGGTTTTTCCTGCCCCAAAGTGCCCCGCAACAAGAATTTTAAATGTTTTATCTATCATTAAATTATTACTCCATGATATATTGTTATAATTTTATTAATATTTAAAATATATATCCTCAAAAATTATTTTTTGGTTTTTTGAGGATATTAAGAGGTTCTTTTTTATCTTTATTTCTGTTATCGGAGATTTAAATGAAAAGTTTAAGCAAAAAAGCGGACATAAAAGTCCGCTTCTAAAAATTAACCTTGTTTAGCTGCAATTTCCTCTGCTTTTCTTTTTGCATCTTCTATGTCAGCAACCATATAGAATGCCTGTTCTGGAAGATGGTCCCATTTACCTTCAACAACTTCTTTGAAAGACCTGATTGTGTCTTCTCTTTTTACGTAATCACCAGGCTGACCTGTGAACTGTTCTGCAACGTGGAATTTCTGAGCAAGAAATCTTTGAAGTCTTCTTGCTCTACCAACAAGTGCTTTGTCTTCTTCAGAAAGTTCTTCCATACCGAGGATTGCAATAATCTCTTGAAGTTCTTTGTATCTCTGGAGAATTCTTTGGACTTCTCTTGCAACGTAGTAGTGCTCTTCTCCAACATACTCAGGAGCAAGAGCCTTAGATGTAGACTCTAATGGGTCAATAGCAGGATAAATACCTAACTCTGCAAGTCTTCTTTGGAGAACAATTGTAGCGTCAAGGTGTGCGAAGATAGATGCTGGTGCTGGGTCTGTAATATCGTCAGCTGGAACATAAACAGCCTGAATAGATGTAATAGAACCGTTAACTGTTGATGCAATTCTTTCCTGAACTTCACCAACGTCAGTTCCCAGTGTTGGCTGATAACCAACAGCAGATGGAAGTCTTCCAAGAAGTGTTGAAACTTCAGCACCTGCCTGAACAAATCTAAAGATATTATCTATGAAAATAAGAACATCTTGCTTTTCAACATCTCTAAAGTACTCAGCCATTGTCAGACCAGTTTGAGCAACTCTAAATCTAACCCCTGGAGGCTCATTCATCTGTCCATAAACCATGGCTGTGTAAGGGAGAACTCCGGATTCTTTCATCTCCATCCAGAGGTCATTTCCTTCCCTTGTCCTTTCTCCAACACCAACAACAACAGAGTATCCAGAGTGGAATTTAGCAATGTTGTGGATAAGCTCCTGCATAAGAACTGTTTTACCAACTCCAGCACCACCGAACAGTCCAACTTTTCCACCTTTGATAAATGGAACAAGAAGGTCAATAACTTTAATACCTGTTTCAAATATTTCTACCTTGGTTGACTGCTCTTCAAATGATGGAGCAGGTCTGAAGATAGGCCATCTTTCTTCTGTTTCTACTGGACCACCGTCATCTATTGGGTCTCCAACAACGTTAAATATTCTACCTAAAACTCCTTTACCAACTGGTATTTGAAGTGGTCCCCCTACGCTTTCTACTTCCTGCCCTCTAACAAGTCCATCTGTTGGACCGTAAGCAATTGTTCTTACCCTTTTTTCTCCAAGGTGCTGTGCAACTTCAAGATAGAGGTCTTCTTTTGTCTCATTTCCTCTGTCGTCAATGGCTATTCTTTCTGTCTTTAAAGCCCATCTTATTTCTGGAAGTTCTTCTGTTTCAAATTCAACGTCTACAACAGGTCCTACGACCTGAACAATTTTACCCTTGTTATCTGCCATTCTTTATATCCTCCTAACTTTTCTTTTTACTGAATTGCATTAGAAGCATTAATAATATCAATAAGTTCTGTAGTAATTGCTTCCTGTCTTGCTTTGTTAAATATGATTGTCCATTTTCTTATAGCTTCTCCAGCATTTCTGGTTGCATTATCCATTGCAAGCATTCTTGCTGCATGCTCAGCAGTTGAGGACTCGACCAATGCCCTGTAAAGCTGGAAGTTAATGTATCTTTTAAGAAGCTCCTCAAGAACATCCTCAGCAGATGGTTCTATGTTATATCTGGAAAGCTCAGAAAGTTTTGAGAAGTCCAGTTGAGGTTCAATAGGGAAAAGTTTTCTTACTTTTGTTTCATAGGTTGCTGTAGTTAACAGTTCATTATTTACCATATAAACAGCATCTGTTTTTTCATTTTCATATCTTTCTGCAATTATTCCGCCAACCTGAGATGTGAAGGCAAGGTTAAGGTGGTCTCTATAAATATCTTCGTATTCTGCGATTATATTGAAATTCTTATTTTTAAAGAACTGAACTGCCTTTCTTCCAATGAGAATAAGATTAACATTCTTTCCTTCTTCTTCAAATTTTTTAACATCATTAAGGGTTTGTTTTATAACATAGGAGTTAAATGCACCTGCAAGGCCTCTGTCTGCTGTAATAACAATGTAATCTATTGTTTTTTCTTCTCTGATTTTTAAAAGAGGATGTATATCTCTATC of Persephonella sp. IF05-L8 contains these proteins:
- a CDS encoding ADP-ribosylation factor-like protein — encoded protein: MIDKTFKILVAGHFGAGKTTFVKTISQIETVNTERKTSLKEEREKKETTTVAMDFGEYINEYGYKLRIFGIPGQERFSFMWPILARDTKGFVFLIDSTDTSRWFEIPKQLKILLKVSPSAPILFVANKVDLPGAMSAEEVRKKLKIPPHIKVVEGIATDKKIVERILNELTEEILKKNPELKEI
- the atpD gene encoding F0F1 ATP synthase subunit beta, translated to MADNKGKIVQVVGPVVDVEFETEELPEIRWALKTERIAIDDRGNETKEDLYLEVAQHLGEKRVRTIAYGPTDGLVRGQEVESVGGPLQIPVGKGVLGRIFNVVGDPIDDGGPVETEERWPIFRPAPSFEEQSTKVEIFETGIKVIDLLVPFIKGGKVGLFGGAGVGKTVLMQELIHNIAKFHSGYSVVVGVGERTREGNDLWMEMKESGVLPYTAMVYGQMNEPPGVRFRVAQTGLTMAEYFRDVEKQDVLIFIDNIFRFVQAGAEVSTLLGRLPSAVGYQPTLGTDVGEVQERIASTVNGSITSIQAVYVPADDITDPAPASIFAHLDATIVLQRRLAELGIYPAIDPLESTSKALAPEYVGEEHYYVAREVQRILQRYKELQEIIAILGMEELSEEDKALVGRARRLQRFLAQKFHVAEQFTGQPGDYVKREDTIRSFKEVVEGKWDHLPEQAFYMVADIEDAKRKAEEIAAKQG
- a CDS encoding F0F1 ATP synthase subunit gamma — encoded protein: MAKLSPRDIKRKIQGIKNTQRITKAMKAVSAAKLNKARAMLNATRPYSERLYDLINDLAMFVDRDIHPLLKIREEKTIDYIVITADRGLAGAFNSYVIKQTLNDVKKFEEEGKNVNLILIGRKAVQFFKNKNFNIIAEYEDIYRDHLNLAFTSQVGGIIAERYENEKTDAVYMVNNELLTTATYETKVRKLFPIEPQLDFSKLSELSRYNIEPSAEDVLEELLKRYINFQLYRALVESSTAEHAARMLAMDNATRNAGEAIRKWTIIFNKARQEAITTELIDIINASNAIQ